The Gemmatimonadota bacterium DNA window TCTACGCCCGGCGAATGCGAGACCGGTACGGCGCGAAGAACCCGGCGTCGTGGAGGCTTCGCACGCACGCGCAGACGGCGGGCTGCAGTCTCACCGCGCAGCAACCGGAGAACAACATCGTGCGGACCGCGTACCAGGCGATGGCGGCGGTGCTCGGTGGAACGCAGTCGCTTCATACGAACTCCATGGACGAGACGCTCGCGCTCCCCACGGAGAAGGCGGTGAAGATCGCGCTCAGGACGCAGCAGGTTCTCGCGAACGAGACCGGCGTGGCGGATGTGGCGGATCCCCTGGGCGGGAGCTGGTTCGTGGAGGAACTGACGGATCAGATGGAGGCCGAAGCAGAGGAGTACTTCCGCAGGATCGACGAACTCGGCGGTGTGGTGGAGTCCATTCGCCGCGGGTTCTTCCAGCAGGAGATCGGGACGGCCGCGTACCGCTTCCAGCGGGCTCTGGATGCGAAGCGATATGTGCAGGTGGGTGTGAATGCACATCTGGAAGCGGAGGAAGCGCCGATCGAGACGCTTCGGATTCCCGATCGCATGGAAGAGGAACAGGCCGGGCGTGTGAAGGCGCTGCGTGAGAGGCGCGACCCGGAAGCAGTCGGGCGGGCACTGGCACGGGTGGAAGAGGCGGCAAGGGCGGGCGAGAACATGATGCCCGCGTTCCTGGGCGCCGTAGAGGTGTACGCGACGCTCGGCGAGATTGTGGGAGTGTGTCGCGGCGTCTATGGCGAGTACCTTGAACCGGCCGTGGTCTGACGGCGTCTGGAGATGAGGATGGCCGAGAAATCCCCCGGTCGACCCATTCGCGTGATCGTGGCGAAGGTGGGCCTGGACGGACACGACCGAGGAGTGCGCGTGGTGGCCCGGGCGCTTCAGGATGCCGGGATGGAAGTGATCTACCTGGGGCTTCGGCAAACACCGGGAAGCGTCGCGGAGGCCGCCCTGCAGGAGGACGCGGATGTGGTCGGCGTGAGCCTGTTGTCCGCCGCGCACATGACGATCCTCCCACGCGTGCAGAAGGAGCTTGCGGACCGGGGTCTGGGACATGTGCTCCTGACCGGCGGAGGCGTCATTCCGGAGGAGGACATGGCGGCCCTGGCAGACAGGGGCGTCGGGCGACTCTTTGGCCCGGGGACGCCGCTCACGGAGTTTGTGGAGTACATGGAGGAGGAAGTGGCGGCGCGCAGGGCGAAGGCCGGAGAGGCGCCTTGATCCGGGTTCTTGTGGCAAAGCCCGGACTGGACGGGCACGACCGGGGGGCGAAAGTGATCGCCCGGGCGCTGCGGGATGCGGGCATGGAAGTGGTCTATACAGGACTGCATCAGACTCCCGACCAGGTGGTGGAGGCCGCCGTCGAGGAGGATGTGGATGTCGTGGCGCTGTCCACGCTCTCCGGCAGCCACATGACGGTCTTCCCGCGCGTGGTGGAACTCCTGCGGGGGGCGGATGCCGCGGGAGTCCTGGTGGTCGGCGGGGGGATCATTCCGGATGCGGACGCGGCGGCTCTTCGCGAAGGCGGCGTTGCGGGGATCTTCGGCCCGGGCACGGATACCCGGGAGGTGGTCCGGTTCATC harbors:
- a CDS encoding cobalamin B12-binding domain-containing protein, which produces MAEKSPGRPIRVIVAKVGLDGHDRGVRVVARALQDAGMEVIYLGLRQTPGSVAEAALQEDADVVGVSLLSAAHMTILPRVQKELADRGLGHVLLTGGGVIPEEDMAALADRGVGRLFGPGTPLTEFVEYMEEEVAARRAKAGEAP
- a CDS encoding cobalamin B12-binding domain-containing protein, which produces MIRVLVAKPGLDGHDRGAKVIARALRDAGMEVVYTGLHQTPDQVVEAAVEEDVDVVALSTLSGSHMTVFPRVVELLRGADAAGVLVVGGGIIPDADAAALREGGVAGIFGPGTDTREVVRFIRERVEAFREGAAEE